One Coleofasciculus sp. FACHB-T130 DNA segment encodes these proteins:
- a CDS encoding type II toxin-antitoxin system CcdA family antitoxin, translated as MNDRARYSQGSAEKVEISIHLDSELLAQIKHLTNDPSKVIETAIRQWLRGERDRDDELTRNLERNPPVPPRGEWND; from the coding sequence ATGAACGATCGGGCCAGATATTCTCAGGGTTCAGCCGAAAAGGTGGAAATTTCTATCCACCTTGATTCTGAACTGTTAGCACAAATTAAGCACCTGACCAACGATCCGAGTAAGGTCATTGAGACGGCAATTCGGCAGTGGCTTAGAGGTGAACGAGATCGAGATGATGAACTGACTCGGAACCTAGAGAGGAATCCGCCCGTGCCTCCAAGAGGGGAATGGAACGATTAA
- a CDS encoding GAF domain-containing protein — protein MAAPVNVSLPTFESTVSSPDQYQKLLSQIARNIRRTLDLDTIWQQTVRGLGEALNVSRCIICNYESSKPKVQVVAEYCQETFRSMLGQQLQLAEQPYLRQALETQGEPVVVEQAGVNAFGQQSVLVVSTCYQNQPNGVIALQQCDRTRRWNDAEVELVRELADQVGTAIAHATLYKELEEAREQAEEASRLKSEFLANTSHELRTPLNGMIGSLKLILDGTVDEPEEQLDFIQDAYRSALHLLNLINDILDVAKIEAGKMELELGQVKLEELFGDVEEFTQNQAQQKNLSLCIQMPSTYDEIILYGNYQRLLQVMLNLIGNAIKFTHEGGVTVSAEVSKKKLKFGGQECPGVVKVQVADTGIGVSLDKQDKLFQSFSQVDGSRTRQYGGTGLGLAISQRLVEAMGGVVNFYSMGEGLGSTVTFTVPLYQEPVMISTQQTGSMDC, from the coding sequence ATGGCGGCTCCTGTTAATGTCTCACTGCCAACTTTCGAGTCAACTGTGTCAAGTCCAGATCAGTACCAAAAACTGCTGAGTCAGATTGCTAGGAATATCCGTCGCACGCTCGATCTAGATACCATTTGGCAGCAAACGGTTAGAGGGCTAGGAGAAGCGCTTAACGTTAGTCGCTGCATCATCTGCAACTACGAAAGTTCTAAGCCCAAAGTGCAGGTGGTGGCGGAGTATTGCCAGGAGACGTTTCGGTCGATGCTGGGACAACAGTTACAGCTTGCCGAGCAACCCTACCTAAGGCAAGCACTGGAGACACAAGGCGAGCCAGTTGTGGTAGAACAGGCTGGGGTGAATGCGTTTGGGCAACAATCGGTATTAGTCGTTTCTACCTGCTATCAAAACCAGCCAAATGGCGTCATCGCTTTGCAACAGTGCGATCGCACTCGGCGATGGAACGATGCCGAAGTTGAGTTAGTTAGAGAACTGGCAGATCAGGTGGGAACCGCGATCGCTCACGCCACCCTGTATAAAGAATTAGAAGAAGCCCGCGAACAAGCAGAAGAAGCTTCTCGCCTCAAATCAGAGTTTCTGGCAAATACTTCCCACGAACTTCGGACACCGCTAAACGGCATGATTGGCTCCCTGAAGCTGATCCTAGATGGGACGGTAGACGAGCCAGAAGAGCAACTGGATTTTATCCAAGATGCTTACCGTTCAGCTTTACATCTCCTCAACCTGATCAATGACATTCTCGATGTCGCCAAAATTGAAGCAGGCAAAATGGAGCTGGAACTGGGACAGGTGAAGCTGGAAGAACTATTCGGGGATGTTGAGGAATTTACCCAGAATCAGGCGCAGCAGAAAAACCTGAGCTTATGCATTCAAATGCCATCTACCTACGATGAAATTATCCTGTATGGCAACTACCAGCGGCTGCTCCAGGTGATGTTAAACCTGATAGGGAATGCAATCAAATTTACCCATGAAGGCGGCGTCACGGTCAGTGCCGAGGTCAGTAAAAAGAAACTTAAGTTTGGAGGACAGGAATGTCCAGGCGTCGTGAAAGTCCAAGTCGCCGATACGGGGATTGGTGTCTCCCTTGACAAGCAAGACAAACTATTTCAATCATTTAGCCAGGTGGATGGCTCTCGCACTAGACAGTACGGTGGTACCGGATTGGGATTGGCAATATCTCAAAGGCTGGTAGAAGCAATGGGTGGGGTCGTAAACTTCTACAGTATGGGCGAAGGTCTGGGTTCAACAGTTACGTTCACCGTGCCTCTGTATCAAGAGCCGGTAATGATTTCAACACAACAGACAGGTTCGATGGATTGTTAA